One bacterium BMS3Abin08 DNA window includes the following coding sequences:
- the thiG gene encoding thiazole synthase — protein sequence MEDRLVIKGIEFRSRLWVGTGKYRDFEETVRAVEASGTDVVTVSVRRVNIFDRKAPNLLDYIDPGKYRILPNTAGCYNVEDALRYSRLAREAGISDLIKLEVIGDERTLFPDVCALLKATEILAKEGFIVLPYTNDDPILAQRLVDAGAAAVMPLGAPIGSGLGIRNPYNIKIILETVDIPVIVDAGVGTASDAAIAMELGCDAVLINSGIAGAKDPVAMAEAMKHAVMAGRLAYRAGRIPKKLYASASSPLDGMLI from the coding sequence ATGGAAGACAGATTGGTGATAAAAGGTATTGAGTTTAGATCAAGACTATGGGTAGGGACCGGCAAATACAGGGACTTCGAGGAGACAGTCAGGGCCGTGGAGGCATCAGGGACGGATGTTGTAACCGTATCTGTCAGAAGGGTTAACATCTTTGACAGAAAGGCCCCCAACCTCCTTGACTATATAGACCCCGGGAAATACAGGATCCTTCCAAATACTGCAGGATGTTACAACGTGGAAGATGCTCTCAGGTACTCAAGACTGGCACGTGAGGCCGGTATCTCGGATCTCATAAAACTTGAGGTCATAGGTGATGAAAGGACGCTTTTCCCCGATGTCTGCGCCCTTCTGAAGGCCACTGAGATACTTGCAAAAGAGGGTTTTATCGTGCTTCCATACACAAATGACGATCCGATTCTGGCACAGAGACTGGTGGATGCCGGTGCTGCCGCCGTCATGCCCCTGGGCGCCCCGATAGGATCGGGACTTGGAATTAGAAACCCGTACAATATAAAGATAATTCTTGAGACCGTTGATATCCCCGTAATCGTAGATGCCGGTGTTGGGACCGCTTCCGACGCTGCAATTGCAATGGAGTTGGGCTGTGACGCGGTTCTTATCAATTCCGGCATTGCGGGGGCCAAAGATCCTGTTGCAATGGCTGAAGCCATGAAACATGCCGTTATGGCGGGAAGGCTTGCTTACAGGGCTGGAAGGATTCCCAAAAAGCTCTATGCCTCTGCAAGCAGCCCCCTGGACGGAATGCTTATTTGA
- the thiC_2 gene encoding phosphomethylpyrimidine synthase, with amino-acid sequence MTIIDEARKGRISDIVRKCAELEGVNPEELASDISRGVTVITRNNSHEVRPLGIGKGLRTKINANIGTSKDHISLDEEMEKLDVLVRFGADAVMDLSTGGPVRDIRRLMLRKSTIPVGTVPIYEAALRAAESHGSIMKMTVDELFEVIEEHGEEGVDFVTVHSGLTLKSIDHLRNEGRVLDVVSRGGAILLEWMICNERENPLYEYYDRLLEITGKHDMTLSLGDGMRPGCLADATDRAQIEELNTLGELHQRALEAGVQSMIEGPGHVPLNQVELNIRIQKELCKGAPFYVLGPLVTDIGMGYDHISAAIGGAIAAAAGADFLCYVTPAEHIRLPSLEDVKEGVVASRIAAHAADISKGIPGAMEKDIEMARCRKNLDWDGQTGFSFDPEKVRRYRAEVPPTESDVCSMCGEFCAIRTVERALKKK; translated from the coding sequence ATGACAATTATTGATGAGGCAAGAAAGGGAAGAATAAGCGATATCGTAAGGAAATGCGCAGAACTCGAAGGGGTTAATCCTGAAGAACTGGCAAGTGATATCTCGAGAGGTGTGACGGTTATAACCAGAAACAACAGCCATGAGGTGCGCCCCCTTGGTATAGGGAAGGGTCTCAGGACGAAAATCAATGCAAATATAGGAACGTCAAAGGACCATATCTCCCTTGATGAGGAGATGGAAAAACTCGATGTATTAGTCCGTTTTGGTGCAGATGCGGTGATGGACCTCTCAACGGGCGGACCTGTGAGGGATATCAGGAGGCTTATGCTGAGGAAGTCCACCATACCGGTAGGCACTGTTCCAATATACGAAGCGGCGCTGAGGGCGGCCGAATCACATGGCTCGATCATGAAAATGACGGTGGATGAACTCTTCGAGGTGATAGAGGAGCATGGTGAGGAGGGTGTGGATTTCGTAACCGTTCATTCAGGGTTGACACTGAAGTCGATAGATCACCTCAGGAATGAGGGGAGGGTGCTTGACGTTGTCAGCCGCGGCGGGGCCATCCTTCTTGAATGGATGATCTGCAACGAGCGTGAAAACCCCCTGTACGAGTATTATGACAGGCTCCTTGAGATCACCGGAAAGCATGATATGACCCTCAGTCTTGGCGACGGGATGAGACCCGGATGTCTCGCGGATGCTACCGACCGGGCCCAGATAGAGGAGCTGAATACCCTCGGTGAGCTTCACCAGAGGGCGCTTGAAGCAGGTGTGCAGAGTATGATTGAAGGTCCGGGGCATGTTCCGCTGAATCAGGTAGAGCTTAATATCAGGATACAGAAGGAACTATGCAAGGGGGCTCCCTTTTATGTTCTTGGTCCCCTTGTAACGGATATCGGCATGGGTTATGACCACATCTCAGCGGCGATTGGCGGCGCTATAGCTGCAGCAGCCGGTGCCGACTTCTTGTGCTACGTCACACCGGCCGAACACATAAGACTGCCGTCTCTGGAGGATGTGAAGGAGGGCGTAGTTGCATCAAGGATCGCCGCCCATGCTGCGGATATATCCAAGGGGATACCAGGGGCCATGGAGAAAGACATCGAGATGGCCAGATGTCGCAAGAACCTCGACTGGGATGGTCAGACCGGGTTTAGTTTCGATCCTGAGAAGGTCAGGAGATACCGCGCTGAAGTGCCCCCTACAGAGAGCGATGTGTGCAGTATGTGCGGAGAATTCTGTGCAATCAGGACTGTGGAGCGGGCTCTGAAGAAGAAGTAA
- the thiE_2 gene encoding thiamine-phosphate synthase: protein MIDFCIYLVTDRRQLSIPLLEGIEEALKGGIRAIQLREKDLSVRELLVLAAELRELTSRYDARLFINDRVDVAMVVEADGVHLGAGGMPVDSVRRLTGGEMLIGVSTHSLGDAEAAERAGADFITFGPVYETPSKMKYGPPQGPEKLRKVAGNIRIPVFAIGGIKKEKIGEVRDAGARGIALISGILASDSINKETEEYVRSMS, encoded by the coding sequence ATGATTGATTTCTGCATCTATCTGGTAACGGACAGGAGGCAGCTGAGTATTCCTCTTTTAGAGGGTATCGAGGAGGCGCTGAAGGGTGGCATAAGGGCGATACAGTTGAGGGAAAAGGACCTGTCAGTCAGGGAGTTACTTGTGCTGGCAGCAGAATTAAGGGAGCTGACATCAAGATACGATGCAAGATTGTTTATAAATGACAGGGTGGACGTTGCCATGGTGGTTGAGGCGGATGGAGTACATCTCGGGGCCGGGGGTATGCCTGTTGATTCCGTCAGAAGACTCACTGGCGGCGAAATGCTGATAGGGGTTTCAACTCATTCACTCGGGGATGCAGAAGCTGCTGAAAGAGCAGGGGCGGATTTCATAACCTTTGGTCCGGTCTATGAAACTCCTTCAAAAATGAAATACGGTCCCCCTCAGGGACCGGAAAAGTTGCGGAAGGTTGCAGGAAACATCAGGATACCTGTTTTTGCGATAGGAGGCATTAAAAAAGAAAAAATAGGCGAGGTCAGGGATGCAGGTGCAAGGGGAATAGCCCTTATTTCGGGTATACTTGCATCTGATAGTATAAATAAAGAAACAGAGGAGTATGTGAGGTCTATGTCATGA
- a CDS encoding glutathione-regulated potassium-efflux system protein KefC, which yields MTRYFLLFAVVAGASIVPLIAGRLRIPSAVLEILYGILLFNLLINHYPPWLSLLKELGLLYLMFIAGMELDARTMIRDKRLCWYLLIPMLSFIITPFITYQIGLSAFTGIVLAVTSAGIIIPALKESGILRTETGRDIVGIALMGELISILILTGMDIHHQYGITIMAAVKTFELLAFLGLAGIFLRVLYLIAWWFPEKVERVMENEDPIEEGIRAVFLIALIGSIEAYSVGVEPILGSFLAGIIFNYVFKSKERFEEKINAVGFGFLTPFFFIGVGAEFDIQGLYSLKTVSIALLLSLLVFVSNLLPVIFSRLMKIKGLESVSISLILSAPLTMLLVATTVGVKLGLIDEGLKNALILASIITAILYPFIFRISVKRLTSSSEPAPQS from the coding sequence GTGACCAGATATTTTTTACTATTCGCCGTTGTTGCCGGGGCTTCGATCGTCCCGCTTATTGCAGGAAGACTAAGAATACCATCCGCTGTTCTGGAGATCCTTTACGGAATACTTCTCTTTAACCTCCTGATAAACCACTACCCACCCTGGCTATCTCTCTTAAAGGAACTCGGTCTGTTATATCTTATGTTTATAGCCGGCATGGAGCTTGACGCAAGGACAATGATCAGGGACAAAAGACTCTGCTGGTATCTTTTAATCCCCATGCTATCATTCATAATCACACCCTTTATTACCTATCAGATCGGGCTATCCGCCTTTACCGGAATTGTGCTTGCAGTCACCTCTGCGGGAATCATCATCCCCGCCCTGAAGGAATCCGGCATTTTACGTACGGAAACCGGACGTGATATAGTCGGAATTGCACTCATGGGGGAACTCATCTCAATTCTTATCCTTACCGGTATGGATATCCATCACCAGTATGGAATTACCATAATGGCGGCAGTAAAGACATTTGAACTCCTGGCTTTCCTGGGGCTGGCCGGTATCTTCCTCAGGGTCCTGTATCTGATTGCATGGTGGTTTCCTGAAAAGGTGGAGAGGGTCATGGAGAATGAGGACCCAATAGAGGAAGGCATCAGGGCGGTTTTTCTCATAGCACTGATCGGAAGTATCGAGGCTTACAGTGTCGGTGTGGAACCAATCCTCGGGTCTTTTTTGGCTGGTATAATCTTCAACTATGTCTTCAAGAGCAAGGAGAGGTTTGAAGAAAAGATCAATGCCGTCGGTTTCGGATTTCTGACACCCTTCTTTTTTATAGGTGTGGGAGCAGAGTTCGACATCCAGGGTCTCTATTCCCTGAAAACGGTCTCTATCGCTTTACTGCTCTCACTCCTGGTCTTTGTGAGCAACCTGCTACCGGTTATCTTTTCCCGCTTAATGAAGATAAAGGGCCTGGAATCCGTAAGTATTTCTCTCATCCTTTCCGCTCCCCTTACAATGTTACTCGTTGCAACCACTGTCGGGGTAAAGCTGGGATTAATAGACGAAGGTCTGAAGAACGCCCTGATCCTCGCGTCGATTATAACAGCGATCCTCTATCCCTTTATCTTCAGGATATCCGTCAAGAGGCTTACTTCTTCTTCAGAGCCCGCTCCACAGTCCTGA
- a CDS encoding sulfur carrier protein ThiS produces the protein MMKISLNGEDYTAKEPVSVEGLLKELGVHPQRVAVEVNFRIIRKADYSRAMIKDGDSVEVVSFVGGGI, from the coding sequence ATGATGAAGATTAGCCTCAATGGAGAGGATTACACTGCGAAAGAACCGGTAAGCGTGGAGGGCCTGTTGAAGGAACTCGGGGTTCATCCTCAGAGGGTGGCTGTAGAGGTTAATTTCAGGATTATCAGGAAGGCGGATTACAGCCGTGCAATGATAAAAGATGGCGACAGTGTTGAGGTTGTGAGTTTTGTTGGTGGAGGGATTTGA